The Polynucleobacter sp. MWH-UH2A DNA segment ACCGGTATAACGTTTGCGCCAATCCGTTAGGTAGGGTTCTTTATCGAGATCTTTTGTTAATACGTATTGTTGGTCGATGATTTGCGTCAGCGCCTCAAGGAATTTATCTGTCATGAGGACAATCCTTATTTTGTTTTGCCAAGCTTTTCGCTGCCTTCTTGATTGGCTTTAAGTAAATCAGCAGACAAACGAAGGCGATAGTAGCAAGGAGTGTTTCTAACAAAGCAAGCCAAAAATTCGCACCACTTTCTAGAATTCGAACCAAACCTTCGGTGGCGTAGAGCAATATCAACATCGATGCCCACTGCATGGTGTAGACCTTGCCTTTCCATAAACCTGGAATTGCAAACAACAAGGGAATGCCCTTCAAGATGAGCCATGAGCCGCCAGGCCGAAGCGGAGAGATAAACCATTCCCAGACTACGCACAAAATAAAGAGGTCCACAAATGCAGCTACTGCAAGCAATTGATAGGGATTTTTATTGGCAAGGAGTTTGTGCATTATTTAATGAGTTTTAAGGCTGTCAGTGCGAGACGTTTGCCTTGGGCTTTTGCCAGCTTAGCTTCATCAGGGCTGATAGGTGCACGGCCATCTGCGTGAGCGTGATGGGTGACGCCGTATGGACTGCCGCCCGTAGTGGAAGACATGAGTTCTGGCTCGCTGTAGGGGAGACCCAATACCATCATGCCGTGGTGTAACAAGGGAATCATCATGGTTAACAAGGTAGTTTCTTGTCCACCATGCATGCTGCCAGTGCTAGTAAAAACACAGGCCGGCTTACCAATCAAGGATCCATTTAACCATTCAGAGGAGCTTCCATCCCAAAAGTATTTCATGGGTGACGCCATGTTTCCAAAACGAGTAGGGGATCCAAGTGCTAGACCAATACATTCCTTTAGGTCTGAATACTCAACATAAGGGGCGCCTTCGGATGGCACAGAGGGTTCTGAAACCTCGCACACAGTAGATACCGAAGGAACTGTTCTGATTCTGGCATTTACCCCGGGAATGCTCTCAATTCCCTCTGCTATGAGGCGAGCTAGTACCTTAGTGGCGCCATAGCGAGAGTAGTACAAAACTAAAATGTCATGTTGGTTCATAGTCTTTTATGATACGGCGATGCGTCTAATTCGTAACCCCCAATTATGGCTTTCTCTTGCAAAAGAGATCTGGGAGGGAAATCGTGACCAAAAACTCAATCAAATTGCCGCAAGTCTAGCCTACACCACGATTCTTTCCTTGGTTCCCATGATAACCATTGCGACGATTTTGATTGGTTACCTACCTAGAGTGATTCAGGTTAAGAATGCCTTTAAAACTTGGTTGCTAGATACCTATATGCCAGGGGGCATTAATCAGCAGGTGTTTATCTACTTGGACCAGTTCTCAGCTCAAGCAAGGGGGCTCACGCTTTTAGGTATTGCTGGTTTATTTGTTACTGCCATCATGACCTTGTCTGTCATTGAAAAGGCATTTAACCAAATTTTTAAAGTGCACCGCAGCCGACCTTTATTAAAAAAGGTAGTCATTTATTCAGCGGCAACATTTCTTGGGCCCATCCTACTGGGTGCAGGCATTTACTTAAGTGGCGCATTATTCAGCGCAACCGAAGGTTGGACTGAAGCGCTATCAGTTGGATTCAGTTTGATTGCTACGATTGCGCCGATTATTTTGGCAATCCTAGTATTTGCCGTTGTGTACAAGATATTGCCATACTCCCAGATTCTATGGAAGGATGCTATAACAGGGGCGTTCTTTGCTGCTATTAGTTTTGAACTCATGAAATTCGCCTTTGCCGTATTCTTGACTCACACCGCCTTCTACAAGACGGTGTATGGAGCCTTTGCGATTTTCCCATTGGCATTGCTTTGGATCTATCTGACATGGTGGATCACCCTGGCTGGAGCCGTATTGGTAGCCAACCTTCCTAGTATACGAAGTGGCATCATTAGGGTTATTCGTTACTAAAACGGAGCTCTAAAGCCTTGATTCGGTTAATGCTTGGGTCTATATTGAGCCTATATATCCACCGCACTCGGAGACAAAATGAAAGTTCGTGACATCTTGCGCGTTAAAGGCAGCACCTTGTTTACGGTTGCGCCTGAGACTGCATTGCAAACTGCAGTACTTGTGATGAGCGAACATGACATTGGCTCTCTAGTTGTCATGGAGTACGACAAGCTCGTGGGCATCTTAACTTTTCGTGAGGTGATCGCCGCTTTAGCAAAGCACCATGGAAAGTTGGATGGATTGCAAGTGCGTTCTGTCATGAATCAAAAACCGCTGACTTGTAACATGGAGACTGAAATCGATGAGGTGCGTCGCATGATGTTAGTTGATCATGCCCGTTACTTACCGGTGATGGATCAGAAAATGTTAATGGGCGTAATCTCATTCTATGACGTCGCAAAATCTGTAGTTGAGGCGCAAGATTTTGAAAACACCATGCTCAAGGCCTATATTCGTGACTGGCCTGAAGACGCAGAAAAAACGACAAATTAAGGCTTTCTAGCCTAATATTTCTGACAAATGACATAATGTTGGAATGTCAGGAAATACTCTAGGTCTTCTCTTTACCGTTACTACGTTTGGCGAGTCGCATGGCCCTGCAATTGGGGCTGTGGTAGATGGTTGCCCTCCAGGCATGTCATTGAGTGAGGCGGATCTACAGATTGATCTGGATCGTCGCAAGCCTGGCACCTCTCGCCACGTGACCCAACGCAAGGAAGAGGATAAGGTAGAGATACTTTCCGGTGTTTTTGAAGGTAAGACTACAGGCGCACCAATTGGGTTGCTTATTCGCAATACAGATCAACGTAGCCAAGATTATGGCGACATATTGCAGACATTTCGTCCGGGTCATGCTGACTATGCTTACCACCATAAGTATGGCTTGAGAGATCCTCGTGGTGGCGGCAGATCTTCTGCGCGATTAACTGCGCCGGTTGTTGCCGCTGCTGCTATTGCAAAAAAATGGTTGCGCGAACAATATGGCACTGAGTTTTATGGCTACATGAGTCAGCTTGGTGAAATTGAAGTTCCTTTTAAAGATGCTTCTCAAATTGAAGCAAATCCTTTTTTTGTCGCCAATTCAGAAATCATTCCTCAGCTAGAGGCGTACATGGACGAGCTACGCAAAGCAGGGGATTCTTGTGGGGCACGTATTGAGGTGAGGGCACGCAATATTCCCGTGGGACTGGGTGAGCCCTTATTCGACAAGTTAGACGCTGATATTGCGCACGCTATGATGGGCATCAATGCGGTTAAAGGCGTTGAGATTGGCGCGGGCTTTGCCTCTGCATCCCAAAAAGGCAGTGAACATGGCGATGAATTGTTCACCGATGGTTTTGCCTCAAACAATGCAGGCGGAACCTTGGGCGGGATTAGCAGCGGGCAAGATTTGCGCGTATCCATAGCAATTAAGCCAACCTCTAGCATTATGAGTCCCAAGCAATCGATTGATTTACAGGGAAATCCTATAACCGTTCAGACCAAGGGTCGTCATGATCCTTGCGTTGGTATTCGTGCAACGCCTATTGCTGAGGCTATGCTTGCTCTAGTATTAATGGATCATGCATTACGTCACCGTGCGCAATGTGGCGATGTCAAATTGAATCTCAAGCCGATTCCTGCTGCGAGACCTGGAACAAAGCGCGATTAATTGATTTCATATAAATGACGCCGGTACTTCGCTGGGCCTTCGGGTCCTTTTTCTTTTTATATTTCGCTTATGTAGGCTTGGTATCCCCATATGCAAGCTTGTTCTTTTTAGAACGCGGCTTCAATGTCATTGAAATTGCGGCATTGATGTCAATGCTACAAATCACCCGTATTGTGGGTCCATTTAACTGGGGTTGGCTATCGGATTACTTATCGAATCGTATCGGCATCATTCGTGTATGCGCTTGTTTAGCAGCCTTAGTGTTTTTATGTATTTTTTATTTGCAAACCTATATTGGCTTCTTCGTATGGATGTTTGTGTTGCACACTATTTTGAGCAGTCAAATGCCTTTGGGTGAGACGGCAACAATTCATGCGCTCTACAAGGACAATTCATTTGATAAACGCTACGGACGCCTTAGATTATGGGGTTCTATTGGCTTTATTACGATGGTGCTCATAGCCGGTGAGTTATTTCAACGCAAAGGAATTGAGCTTTATCCCTATGTTGGCACAGTGATTCTTTTTGCTCTTGCGGCAATTACTTTTTGTCTTCACGAGCCAAAAATGGAACGACGCAAAATGGTGAAGGGTGAGTTATTTGCGGTGTTACTAAATCCTGATGTACGTTGGTTTTTGGTATCTGGATTTTTTATGATTTTTGCTCATGCCTCTTTATATGTTTTTTATTCTCTCTACCTAGCCAATCTTGGCTACGATAAATTTCAGATTGGCTTATTTTGGGCTTTAGGTGTTGCTGCTGAAGTTCTCTTTTTCTATTTCCAAAATAAGATGCTCAGTCGAATTGATTCAGAGATCATTCTTCAAGGTGCCTTTGGTGTAGGGGTAGTGCGATTTGCTTTGATCGCTTTTTTCCCAACAACCTTGGTTCTGATTATTGCTCAACTGATGCATGCCGGTACGTTTGCCGCGCACCACAGCGCTGCAACTAAACTTTTGCAACGCTGGTTTACGGGACCCTTGCAGGCAAGAGGTCAGGCAATTATGGCGACCGTCTCGTACGGACTAGGCGGGACTATTGGTGGGTTATGTGCAGGCTGGATATGGGATCTGTTTCAGCCAAGAGATGTTTTTGTGATGTCTGCGTTAGCTTGCGGCTTAGCAGGTATGGCGATTCAAAAATTGCGTCCTCGCCGATACCCGCCTAGAAAAACATAATTACGATCGACTGGCTTATTGAATTTTTGCTTTTGAGCGAAGCTTCTGCATCATTTCTGCGAACTTGGCTTTTTGCCAGTTTTGGTCTGAGGCAATCATTTGTTTTAGTTCCGCCTTGAGATCATCGAAGCTAGGCGCTTTCATATCTCGGGAATCAACCATTTTGATAATGTGCCAACCAAATTGAGATTTAACTGGTTTATCGGTAACTTGCCCATTTTTGAGCTGCACCATTGATTTTGAAAACTCTGGCACAAGCGATTTTTCGGTAACCCAACCCAAATCACCGCCATTGGGTGCGGAGCCTGGGTCTTTTGATTTGGCTTTCGCGATATCCTCAAAATTTCCGCCTGCTTTCAGCTGCGCAATGATGGATTTCGCATCAGCTTCTTTTTCTACCAAGATATGCTCGACATGGTATTCCTTGCCAGTGTATTGATCCTTGACGGAATCATAAGCAGCCTTTAGTTCAGCCTCAGTAACACCTTCTTTTTCAACATAATCTTCAAAGACTGCGGCAACCAAAATACCCACTCGCGATTGCTCTAATTGTTCGCGCACGGATTCTTTTTGAATTACACCACGCTTATCCGCCTCTTGCAAAATGAGCTCTTTAGTAACGAGCATTTCACGGGCTTGATCACGAACCTGTGGGTTGTCAGGCTGACCAGATTTCTGAACCAATTTATCAAGCTGAGCCTTGGGGATCGATTTGCCATTCACAATGGCGGCATTTTGTGAGAATGCGGATGTGGAAGCGAGGGCGACTAGAGCTGCAATAGTGAGAATATGACGATTTTTTAACATGGTGACCGAGAGATTGAGTGATTAAGCGATTAAGTAGTTAATACAGGAAGTGTAAAGCAGCCTAGAGGCCCGCTTCTTGAGGTGTCAAGGCGGAGATAGTTAAAGCATGGATTTCCTTGGGAATATGGCGATTCAAAGCGGCATAAATGGCTCTATGGCGTGCCACAGATGAGAGGGAATCAAATTCAGGGGCTACTATACTCAGCTTGAAGTGACCGCCACCACTAGCTGCACCAGCATGACCGGCGTGCAGGTGACTCTCATCCTCAATAGTCAATCGATGGATTGAGAAGGCTTTTTCAAGATCCAGCTTGAATAACTTTATGCGCTCTTCATTGGTGTTCATGATTCTGAATGCTCCATATGCTTTGACAGCCAAACACCTTGTGCAATTACGAATACTATTAGCAAGCCCGTGCTACCAAATAGTTTGAAGTTAACCCACGTATCTTCGGAATATTCAAATGCAATGTATAGATTTAGTGCGCCCATGACAAAAAAGAATGCAGACCAAGCAAGGTTCAGCCGATGCCATACAGAATGCGAGCGTTCTGCTTTTAGCGTGACTTGCTTTCCCATCAGCACTTGAATCCAGTTCTTATTAAAAAATTGAGCGCTAATCAACAGGGCGCCAGAGAATAGCCAGTAAAGAGCGGTGGGCTTTAGTTGAATATATGTTTTGTCATGCAAAAAAATCGTTAAGCTACCAAAGACAATGATCATGACCAGACTTACCCATTGCATAGCATCAATTTTTCGGTGTCGATAGTAGACCCAAAGAATTTGTCCGATAGTGGCCACCATTGCCACGATGGTTGCTGTGTAGATATCACCAAACTTAAAGGCAATAAAGAAGAGAATGATAGGGAATAGGTCGAATAAAAATTTCATGAATAGATTATCTAGTTGGACGTCTTTATTGCGGGTTAATCAGGTTTGTGAGCATTCTGTGCATTATCACTCGGCTCAAAGTTAAGCGAAGCAGAATTGATGCAGTAGCGTAGGCCTGTTGGCAGGGGTCCATCATCGAAAACGTGTCCAAGGTGGGCATCACAATTGGCGCATCTCACCTCGGTGCGAATCATGCCATGCGAGGTATCCCGAATTTCTTTAATGACGGATTCTTCTTGAGGGGCGTTATAGCTTGGCCATCCACAACCAGCGTCAAATTTGGTGCTCGACAAAAAAAGAGGGGTTCCGCAACAAACACATGAATACTTGCCCTGAGTCCAATGGTCCCAATATTTACCGGTAAAAGGTCGCTCAGTGGCGGCCTCACGTGTCACGCGATATTCAATATCAGTCAATATTTGCTTATATTCAGGATCTGTCTTTTTCATGGATAACTCTCAAGGATTGCTTAACACCTATTTAGGAGGAACAGCTAACTTCCACTTTCTCTAAATCTGGGGGTGGGGGCATAGCATAAGTCTCATATTCTGGCTGCTCATCATATGGCCTACTGAGTATTTCAAGTAATCTCTTCACTTCTGAGAAGTCATGTTGCTTAGCCTTGTCGATAGCAGCTTGGGCCAAATGATTTCTCAAGATATATTTTGGGTTTGCTGCGTTCATGAGCTTCCGCCTTTCACCATCATCACTATTTTCAGATTTAAGGCGGTTGATGTAATCGGAAAACCATTGATCAATAGACGATCGATCTATGAAATGATCTCTCAGACATATTGTTTGTATATCCTGGTTCTGGCGAGTTTGGCTTAATTGTCTAAAGAAATAAGTGAAATCCACTTTGGAATCATGCATGGCTTGGAGTAAGCGCTCAATCAGTCGGATGTCCCCATCGTCCTCTGTCATCAAGCCGATCTTTTGCCTGAATAGAGATTGCCAGGCACTTGCATAGGCCACAGGGAATTCCTCCAGCGCTTCACGCAAGAGCGATTGCGCTTCACTGGCATCATTAGATAGCTCAAGCAAAGGCAGAAAAGCGCTCGCTAGGCAGGCCATATTCCAATGCATGATCTGTGGCTGGCGATGATATGCATATCGACCGCCTTGATCGCTATGATTGCAAATATGATCAATTTGAAATTGATCCATGAAGCCAAATGGTCCGTAATCCATGGTTAGACCGATGGCGCTGATATTGTCGCTATTCAGCACCCCATGACAAAATCCCACAGCCTGCCATTGCGCCACCAACTTTGCATTGCGCTGACATATTTGCTTAAATAATTCTAAATAAGGATTAGATGCGTTTTGGCATTCAGAATAGTGATCCTGAATTAGGAGGTTTGCCAGCTCTGCTAGGCGGGATGTATTTTGTAGTGATGCAAAGTGTTCAAAGTGGCCAATGCGTAAAAAGCTTGGTGCTAGGCGAGTGCATACGGCTGCTGTTTCCATGATTTCACGACGCACCGGCATTTCAGAGCCTACAACAGAGAGAGCTCGTGTGGTGGGTATTCCCAATGAGTACATTGCCTCGCTACATAAAAACTCGCGTATTGAGGAGCGAAGAACTGCACGTCCATCGCCCATTCTGGAATAGCGTGTTTTTCCAGCACCCTTGAGTTGCAATTCCTGACCTTGGATTTCTCCCAACAAGATCGCTCGCCCATCACCCAATTGTCCTGCCCACACTCCGAATTGATGGCCACTATATACAGTTGATAAGGGTTGTGTGAATTGATGGGATGTGGAGCTCAATGCATTGCCGGCACAAACCTCAAGCCATGTGGCATCAGCAGGGAGCTCATTAGAGCCAATCTCAAGGCCAATCAATTTAGCCGCAGAAGATGAAAAAGCAACCCAATATGGATTGGGAATAGGACTAGGGGGTGTTATTTGACAGGCGTCATCGCCACTCAAGGTAAATGCCATGAAGATATTCTAGGTGACTTCCCAAAACGGTGCTAAAGACCCTAAAATCTTTGGATGAACAAACAAGTCCAAATCAATCCCCAAACTCAACTAGCGAATTTAGGTGAGGAATTAAACGTCCCCTTTTTAAAACTTCTGGGGGTACGCTTTCTTAGCGCTGAAATGGGCAAGGGTGAAATTCTGCTGGCACTCAAGCCAGAACATACCAATACCTGGGCTGTTGCTCATGGTGGTGTTTTGCTTACCCTGATGGATGTTGCTATGGCTGTTGCCGCCCGCTCTGGTGATCCGAGTGATCGAAGTGTAGTCACCATCGAACTTAAGAATAATTTTATGCAAGCCGCCAATGGAATATTGCGCGTCAAAGCAGATACCGTGCGCAGAACGGCTACCATGGCTTTTTGCGAAGCTAAGCTTTACAACGATCAAGGCGAAGTATGTTGCATGGCGACAGGTACATTTCAGTACATCAAAAGGCTGCCGACTCGCAATGCCAAAGGTGAACGCGTAGTGAACGAGGACCTACGTTCAAGCTAGAGGTTTATTGTAAAAATTAAACCGAGAGGTTTGAGTCGGGAGCAGTGCTGAGGGCGCCAGTAATGACATCATGCCCAACTGTACCAGTAGCATCAAAGCGACGCTCTACCATTTCAAACTTTCCATCCTTGCGTACTCGAAGCAGGGTACTCGAACGTGTTCCATAAGATGGTGTTTTGATAAATGCAGGTGAGAGAGCTTTTTCCCACTCTTTGCTAACGCCAGTACTAGGCAATTCATGATCACTGGCATAGCGAGTATCTGCAAGAACTTTTAAGTATTGATCGGCATTTTTAAGCTCACCCTGGTCCATCGCTAGGGCTTGTGCAAAAGCGGCCACTCGATGATTGACCTTTGGCCAGGGAGTATCGAGCATGGCATTGGATAAACCATAAACACCTGGTGCTAATGGCTGATTGGGAAAGACTTTTCTAGGGCGAATACTTTGTCCCATCAGCATGCGATTACTGACCCAGTGCATTTCTGCATTTGCGGGGTCACTTAAGTCTGCCACCAGCAAGTTAAAACCGTTGTAAAGACTGAATCGTTTAGATTGCTGCTCTACAAAAGAGGCTGGCTTATCTTTGCTGGTTAAATACATTAAAGAAAGTTCACCCCTAGTGCGAGCATCTGGATTTTTCTCGCTTGGAGCCCGAACATTAGTAAGAGCTGCAAACTTACCGGCTTTACTAAAGCCCAACCAAGTACCTGGACTTCCCAATACATCTGCGCGATCTCTTCCAGCGAGAATATGGGGATGCTCAGACCAATAAGAAATACCTTCGGTATCACGCTCATAGAACTCATCGCGATTCGCAGCCACGACTAAAGAATAGTCTGGATGAGAATTCCATGCGAATAGGATGAGGCACATAATGTTCTAGGGGTTTATTAAATTTCGATCAAGGGGTAGGGTAATGGATCTAGTTTTAACACAGGCCCATCTATACTTCCTAGTCGTATTTCCCCATGCTCAAGCGCTTCTGATTTGCACTCAATTTGCAGGTCTATGCGGTCCTCGACAAAAGCAGCATGCGAAGAAAGAACCACCATTCCAGCTGGCTGGCTGGTATCCTCGCTATGAAATAGCTCTACGCCAGGATCAAAAGAGGCGCCATTTAGTTGATCGGTCGGTACATGAGCCAAGCTCAGTCGACGTTTAATGACGCCTCGGTATTGGCTACGGGCCACAATTTCTTGACCTGGATAGCAACCCTTCTTAAAGTCCACGCCTGCAACCGATTCTAAATTGATCATTTGCGGTACAAATTGTTCTTGAGTTGTTTGCACGATCCTGGGGATAGCGCTCAAAACCTCAAGATCATTCCATGTAGAAAGTACCCTGTCTTGATCTTCCATTGCTCCAGATGGTTGAGCTTGTGCAATCAAAACTCGTCCATACATTTGATTGTGAACCTCAACATCGGGCATTTGAAGTCCAATTTGATTTTCTTCGAGCGTTAATGAATTTACTTGATTGGTAATAGAGCAAAAACCCAAGACTGACCAATCATGTGAGGCGTCAGTGACTTTAACTTTGGATCGTAAAACATACATAGCCAAACGTTTGGCAATACCCGCGGCAATATCATTTGAGATAAATAAAGCAAAGCGATCATCTGATGCGCTATCTCGTGGAACCAATGCAAGCCAAGCACTAGCTAGTAATCTTCCTTTTGGGCTGCAATATCCCGCCAGTCGAACAGATGATGGCGTGCGCGCAATTTCAGGAGAAAGGGTGCGTTTTAATCCCAATACCGAATTCGTCAACTGATTCTGCAAAAAACTCGCCGCGTCAGGTCCTTCAATAAAGATTAATCCCCACTGATGCAAAGGACAAAACCCAAAATCACCAGGGTTTCTTTGTAATGGAACATTTTGGCTAGAGTTTGTCATCTTCCTTTTATCATAGCCTGATGCGCAAAAAAATTCAGAGGGGAATCCTTTTTAGGCAAAAAAAGTCCTCGGGTCGTGGACCGCTTCCATACTTATCAGTTTTAGTAGGCTTGGTGGCTGTTCTCTATGCGGCCATTTTTATGTGGCCGGTAGTGCCCAGTCTTTCTAATGTGGACAATAAACTTGTTTACCGCGTAAAGATTTCACCCCACTCTAGCTTGGCAAGCATTTCTCAGCAGTTAAAAGAACAGGGGCTTCTACTTACAACTATTCAGTTTCAGATTAGCGCACGCGCCATTTTTGTCGGTTCGAAATTAAAACCTGGCACCTACTTATTGCCAACAGGCGCTAGCTTAGGAAAAATATTGCTGCAGTTTGCACGTGGTGATCGAGTTCGAGAAAGTATTGCCATTATTCCAGGGATGACCATATGGCAATTGCGGGCGTTAATTGATTCACATCCTGCATTAATTCACCAAACAAAAGGTCTTAGCTCAAAAGCGCTACTGCAAAGTTTAAATCTGAATTTTCCAAGTGATGAAGGTATTTTTTACCCCGACACCTATCTATTTGATCCGGATGAGACCGATATCACCATCTATCAGCGCGCCTCTCAGGCTTTGCAAAAGCAGCTAGACCAAGCATGGGAACAAAGGGCGCCCGACCTCCCTTTAAAGAACCCTTATGATCTATTGATCCTATCGTCCATTGTTGAAAAGGAGACTGGAAAATCTAGCGATCGTGGTTTAGTTGCTGCCGTATTCATAAACAGACTTAAGCAGGGAATGATGCTCCAGACTGACCCAACAGTGATCTATGGCATTGGCTCCCGTTTTGATGGAAACCTTCGGAAAGCAGATTTGCGCAAAGATAATCCCTACAATACCTATATGCGTAAAGGTTTACCACCAACCCCTATTGCCATGCCAAGCAAAGAGTCGCTTTTAGCTAGTGCTCACCCCGCACAAAGTAAGGCTTTGTATTTTGTGGCCAAAGGTGATGGCAGTAGCCACTTTTCTGAAACACTGAACGAGCACGAATCTGCGGTTGATCGTTATCAACGAAAACCAGCTCTCGAACCAAATTAGCCAATTACATTTAGTTAACTGATATGAATCCTGGATA contains these protein-coding regions:
- a CDS encoding DUF2069 domain-containing protein, which gives rise to MHKLLANKNPYQLLAVAAFVDLFILCVVWEWFISPLRPGGSWLILKGIPLLFAIPGLWKGKVYTMQWASMLILLYATEGLVRILESGANFWLALLETLLATIAFVCLLIYLKPIKKAAKSLAKQNKDCPHDR
- a CDS encoding NRDE family protein; translated protein: MCLILFAWNSHPDYSLVVAANRDEFYERDTEGISYWSEHPHILAGRDRADVLGSPGTWLGFSKAGKFAALTNVRAPSEKNPDARTRGELSLMYLTSKDKPASFVEQQSKRFSLYNGFNLLVADLSDPANAEMHWVSNRMLMGQSIRPRKVFPNQPLAPGVYGLSNAMLDTPWPKVNHRVAAFAQALAMDQGELKNADQYLKVLADTRYASDHELPSTGVSKEWEKALSPAFIKTPSYGTRSSTLLRVRKDGKFEMVERRFDATGTVGHDVITGALSTAPDSNLSV
- a CDS encoding YdiU family protein, with translation MAFTLSGDDACQITPPSPIPNPYWVAFSSSAAKLIGLEIGSNELPADATWLEVCAGNALSSTSHQFTQPLSTVYSGHQFGVWAGQLGDGRAILLGEIQGQELQLKGAGKTRYSRMGDGRAVLRSSIREFLCSEAMYSLGIPTTRALSVVGSEMPVRREIMETAAVCTRLAPSFLRIGHFEHFASLQNTSRLAELANLLIQDHYSECQNASNPYLELFKQICQRNAKLVAQWQAVGFCHGVLNSDNISAIGLTMDYGPFGFMDQFQIDHICNHSDQGGRYAYHRQPQIMHWNMACLASAFLPLLELSNDASEAQSLLREALEEFPVAYASAWQSLFRQKIGLMTEDDGDIRLIERLLQAMHDSKVDFTYFFRQLSQTRQNQDIQTICLRDHFIDRSSIDQWFSDYINRLKSENSDDGERRKLMNAANPKYILRNHLAQAAIDKAKQHDFSEVKRLLEILSRPYDEQPEYETYAMPPPPDLEKVEVSCSS
- a CDS encoding PaaI family thioesterase; the encoded protein is MNKQVQINPQTQLANLGEELNVPFLKLLGVRFLSAEMGKGEILLALKPEHTNTWAVAHGGVLLTLMDVAMAVAARSGDPSDRSVVTIELKNNFMQAANGILRVKADTVRRTATMAFCEAKLYNDQGEVCCMATGTFQYIKRLPTRNAKGERVVNEDLRSS
- the aroC gene encoding chorismate synthase encodes the protein MSGNTLGLLFTVTTFGESHGPAIGAVVDGCPPGMSLSEADLQIDLDRRKPGTSRHVTQRKEEDKVEILSGVFEGKTTGAPIGLLIRNTDQRSQDYGDILQTFRPGHADYAYHHKYGLRDPRGGGRSSARLTAPVVAAAAIAKKWLREQYGTEFYGYMSQLGEIEVPFKDASQIEANPFFVANSEIIPQLEAYMDELRKAGDSCGARIEVRARNIPVGLGEPLFDKLDADIAHAMMGINAVKGVEIGAGFASASQKGSEHGDELFTDGFASNNAGGTLGGISSGQDLRVSIAIKPTSSIMSPKQSIDLQGNPITVQTKGRHDPCVGIRATPIAEAMLALVLMDHALRHRAQCGDVKLNLKPIPAARPGTKRD
- a CDS encoding MFS transporter; the encoded protein is MTPVLRWAFGSFFFLYFAYVGLVSPYASLFFLERGFNVIEIAALMSMLQITRIVGPFNWGWLSDYLSNRIGIIRVCACLAALVFLCIFYLQTYIGFFVWMFVLHTILSSQMPLGETATIHALYKDNSFDKRYGRLRLWGSIGFITMVLIAGELFQRKGIELYPYVGTVILFALAAITFCLHEPKMERRKMVKGELFAVLLNPDVRWFLVSGFFMIFAHASLYVFYSLYLANLGYDKFQIGLFWALGVAAEVLFFYFQNKMLSRIDSEIILQGAFGVGVVRFALIAFFPTTLVLIIAQLMHAGTFAAHHSAATKLLQRWFTGPLQARGQAIMATVSYGLGGTIGGLCAGWIWDLFQPRDVFVMSALACGLAGMAIQKLRPRRYPPRKT
- the msrB gene encoding peptide-methionine (R)-S-oxide reductase MsrB; amino-acid sequence: MKKTDPEYKQILTDIEYRVTREAATERPFTGKYWDHWTQGKYSCVCCGTPLFLSSTKFDAGCGWPSYNAPQEESVIKEIRDTSHGMIRTEVRCANCDAHLGHVFDDGPLPTGLRYCINSASLNFEPSDNAQNAHKPD
- the wrbA gene encoding NAD(P)H:quinone oxidoreductase gives rise to the protein MNQHDILVLYYSRYGATKVLARLIAEGIESIPGVNARIRTVPSVSTVCEVSEPSVPSEGAPYVEYSDLKECIGLALGSPTRFGNMASPMKYFWDGSSSEWLNGSLIGKPACVFTSTGSMHGGQETTLLTMMIPLLHHGMMVLGLPYSEPELMSSTTGGSPYGVTHHAHADGRAPISPDEAKLAKAQGKRLALTALKLIK
- a CDS encoding YhjD/YihY/BrkB family envelope integrity protein, which translates into the protein MRLIRNPQLWLSLAKEIWEGNRDQKLNQIAASLAYTTILSLVPMITIATILIGYLPRVIQVKNAFKTWLLDTYMPGGINQQVFIYLDQFSAQARGLTLLGIAGLFVTAIMTLSVIEKAFNQIFKVHRSRPLLKKVVIYSAATFLGPILLGAGIYLSGALFSATEGWTEALSVGFSLIATIAPIILAILVFAVVYKILPYSQILWKDAITGAFFAAISFELMKFAFAVFLTHTAFYKTVYGAFAIFPLALLWIYLTWWITLAGAVLVANLPSIRSGIIRVIRY
- a CDS encoding peptidylprolyl isomerase, giving the protein MLKNRHILTIAALVALASTSAFSQNAAIVNGKSIPKAQLDKLVQKSGQPDNPQVRDQAREMLVTKELILQEADKRGVIQKESVREQLEQSRVGILVAAVFEDYVEKEGVTEAELKAAYDSVKDQYTGKEYHVEHILVEKEADAKSIIAQLKAGGNFEDIAKAKSKDPGSAPNGGDLGWVTEKSLVPEFSKSMVQLKNGQVTDKPVKSQFGWHIIKMVDSRDMKAPSFDDLKAELKQMIASDQNWQKAKFAEMMQKLRSKAKIQ
- a CDS encoding CBS domain-containing protein, whose amino-acid sequence is MKVRDILRVKGSTLFTVAPETALQTAVLVMSEHDIGSLVVMEYDKLVGILTFREVIAALAKHHGKLDGLQVRSVMNQKPLTCNMETEIDEVRRMMLVDHARYLPVMDQKMLMGVISFYDVAKSVVEAQDFENTMLKAYIRDWPEDAEKTTN
- a CDS encoding septation protein A, yielding MKFLFDLFPIILFFIAFKFGDIYTATIVAMVATIGQILWVYYRHRKIDAMQWVSLVMIIVFGSLTIFLHDKTYIQLKPTALYWLFSGALLISAQFFNKNWIQVLMGKQVTLKAERSHSVWHRLNLAWSAFFFVMGALNLYIAFEYSEDTWVNFKLFGSTGLLIVFVIAQGVWLSKHMEHSES
- a CDS encoding BolA family transcriptional regulator codes for the protein MNTNEERIKLFKLDLEKAFSIHRLTIEDESHLHAGHAGAASGGGHFKLSIVAPEFDSLSSVARHRAIYAALNRHIPKEIHALTISALTPQEAGL